A genomic stretch from Candidatus Lernaella stagnicola includes:
- a CDS encoding glycosyltransferase family 39 protein produces the protein MAAKPWIKWTTICAVLAALITVGAALRVTMARDSRIDPNAAYLLLANSIRDNGRMVYEGEKFVPVSHLRKPPVLPYLIAAFPDSRSFLLAQAVFSALLALPIFFLGRQWHDELAGLVAASAWTFWTPAMELAGHLRPETVMYAFFLAGLLALGISPQAAKARRSVAAGIAFALAELTRTVFLPFVVMTILAHLVWARVLPQRRQAVAGVVLLALGFGLPIAAYQVANWRHGFAWVYDRKGEVMLLGVERRHAEPPFDAGEPVTLEDALPGPLPDDWPSRNEGQRERYFVGLALREAMSHPGSFLLQSEDRLASFWFGAFGCEADALIPLCPSWWLTALAVVGLFVLRKNRGRAFWWSLFLVINFSLIAVFLNPKPIYREMVTPWLLTLAAVGVVGALQWILRYKLRDIPD, from the coding sequence ATGGCCGCTAAGCCGTGGATCAAGTGGACGACCATCTGCGCGGTGCTGGCCGCGCTGATCACAGTTGGCGCCGCCCTGCGCGTTACCATGGCGCGGGATTCGCGGATCGATCCCAACGCGGCCTACCTTCTGCTGGCTAACTCCATTCGCGACAACGGCCGGATGGTCTATGAAGGCGAGAAATTCGTGCCGGTCAGCCATTTGCGCAAACCGCCGGTGCTGCCCTATCTCATCGCCGCGTTTCCCGACTCCCGCTCCTTCCTTTTAGCGCAAGCGGTCTTTTCCGCGCTGCTGGCGTTGCCGATATTCTTCCTAGGCCGGCAGTGGCACGACGAACTTGCCGGGCTCGTGGCGGCGAGCGCTTGGACCTTCTGGACTCCCGCGATGGAATTGGCGGGCCATCTGCGGCCCGAGACAGTGATGTACGCGTTTTTTCTGGCCGGGCTACTCGCCTTGGGCATATCGCCGCAAGCCGCGAAAGCGCGACGTAGCGTGGCGGCGGGAATCGCGTTCGCCTTGGCCGAATTGACCCGCACCGTGTTTCTTCCTTTTGTGGTGATGACCATCCTCGCGCACCTCGTTTGGGCGCGCGTGCTGCCGCAGCGCCGTCAAGCGGTTGCCGGCGTCGTGTTGCTGGCGCTCGGTTTCGGGCTGCCGATCGCCGCCTATCAAGTGGCGAATTGGCGCCACGGTTTTGCATGGGTGTACGACCGCAAGGGCGAGGTGATGCTGCTGGGAGTGGAGCGCCGGCACGCCGAACCACCCTTCGACGCGGGGGAGCCGGTGACGCTGGAGGATGCGTTACCCGGGCCGCTTCCCGACGATTGGCCATCGCGTAACGAAGGGCAGCGCGAGCGATATTTCGTCGGTCTGGCGCTGCGCGAGGCCATGAGTCACCCCGGCAGCTTTCTCCTGCAATCGGAAGACCGGCTAGCATCGTTCTGGTTCGGCGCCTTCGGCTGCGAAGCGGATGCCTTGATACCTCTTTGTCCGTCCTGGTGGTTGACGGCGCTCGCGGTCGTGGGGCTCTTCGTGCTGCGAAAAAATCGCGGCCGGGCATTTTGGTGGTCGCTTTTTCTCGTGATCAATTTCTCGCTGATCGCCGTCTTCCTGAATCCCAAACCCATCTATCGCGAGATGGTCACGCCCTGGTTGTTGACTTTGGCGGCGGTCGGCGTGGTCGGCGCACTGCAGTGGATCTTGCGATATAAACTCCGCGATATTCCCGATTAA
- a CDS encoding DUF561 domain-containing protein: MNRVCELFGIKYPIIGAGMVWWSNADLCAAVAETGCLGLLAGGSHTPSGMEAAIQEVRRRTDGVFGINIPLLYPHAEEIVRLGLDMGVKIFFTSAGSPKKLTGLIKERGGVVAHVVPSARLAKKCEDAGVDLIVAEGAEGGGHLSPDQVASLVLWPAVTNAVSIPVIAAGGIADARAMVAAFAMGCEGIQVGTRLIASAEASGSADYIQQLLDIDETGTTFTLRFGAPVRAIKNELTAAVLQMEIEGKSVQEIESFIGVGRSHNATLNGDVAWGSMQCGQVAGLIHDRPPVAEIVRRFVEGYREVVADLEKRDVRGD, translated from the coding sequence ATGAATCGCGTATGTGAATTGTTCGGCATCAAGTATCCGATAATCGGCGCCGGGATGGTGTGGTGGTCCAACGCCGATTTGTGTGCCGCCGTGGCCGAGACGGGTTGCCTGGGCCTCTTGGCCGGGGGCAGCCACACACCTTCCGGGATGGAGGCTGCGATCCAGGAAGTGCGCCGCCGCACCGACGGCGTGTTCGGCATCAATATTCCGCTTCTATATCCGCACGCGGAAGAAATCGTGCGGCTCGGCCTGGACATGGGCGTGAAGATTTTCTTCACCAGCGCGGGTAGCCCGAAAAAGCTAACCGGCCTGATCAAGGAACGCGGCGGCGTCGTCGCGCACGTCGTCCCCTCGGCCCGGCTCGCCAAGAAATGCGAAGACGCGGGTGTTGACCTCATCGTGGCTGAGGGCGCCGAAGGCGGCGGTCACTTGTCGCCCGATCAGGTGGCGAGCCTCGTATTGTGGCCCGCCGTAACCAACGCGGTATCGATTCCCGTCATCGCCGCCGGGGGCATTGCCGATGCCCGGGCGATGGTCGCGGCTTTCGCGATGGGGTGCGAGGGCATTCAAGTCGGCACGCGTTTGATTGCCTCGGCCGAAGCGAGTGGTTCGGCGGATTATATCCAGCAGCTTTTGGATATCGACGAAACCGGCACGACCTTCACCTTGCGTTTCGGCGCCCCGGTGCGGGCGATCAAAAACGAACTCACTGCCGCCGTGCTCCAGATGGAAATCGAGGGCAAAAGCGTGCAGGAAATCGAATCTTTCATCGGCGTGGGACGCAGCCACAACGCCACGTTGAACGGCGATGTCGCGTGGGGGTCGATGCAGTGCGGCCAAGTCGCCGGGCTGATCCACGACCGCCCGCCGGTGGCCGAGATCGTGCGACGCTTCGTCGAGGGATATCGCGAAGTGGTCGCCGATTTGGAAAAGCGCGACGTGCGCGGCGATTAA
- a CDS encoding acyl-CoA dehydrogenase family protein has protein sequence MLDFALSEEQGILRDQVRNFAEKEIAPLAGEMDEKEEFSVDLARRMGEMGLFGMFVSEEYGGSNMGYVSYIIAVEEIARVDGSTAATIAAGNSLGIGPIYYFGNDEQKKTWLPKLCTGEILASFGLTEANAGSDASASKTNAVLDGDEWVINGSKIFITNSSSEISGVCVVQVVTGRRDDGRPELSCILVPNGTPGFVAKTMHNKLMWRSSNTGELYFEDCRVPKENLLGKRGDGFKQMMMTLDGGRLSIGAMGLGGAQGAFELGLRYGQERKQFGKRVGDFQVNSFKLAEAATRIEAARLLLYKACWQRENGQSFGQLAAMAKLYCSEIFRDIAYDMVQIHGGYGLMKEYAIERFFRDQRLLEIGEGTSEIQKLVIARRLGLEPIF, from the coding sequence ATGCTGGATTTTGCGTTATCCGAAGAGCAGGGTATTTTGCGCGACCAGGTTCGAAATTTCGCCGAGAAGGAAATCGCACCCCTCGCCGGTGAGATGGATGAGAAGGAAGAGTTCTCTGTCGATCTCGCGCGGCGGATGGGCGAAATGGGCTTGTTCGGCATGTTCGTCTCCGAGGAATACGGCGGCTCCAACATGGGCTACGTGTCCTACATCATCGCCGTCGAGGAAATCGCGCGCGTGGACGGCAGCACCGCCGCGACCATCGCTGCGGGCAACTCGCTGGGTATCGGCCCGATTTACTACTTCGGCAACGACGAGCAGAAGAAAACCTGGCTACCGAAACTGTGCACCGGTGAGATCCTCGCCAGCTTCGGTCTCACCGAAGCCAACGCCGGTTCCGACGCGTCGGCCTCCAAAACCAACGCGGTGCTCGACGGGGACGAGTGGGTTATCAACGGCAGTAAGATTTTCATCACTAACTCCTCCTCGGAGATAAGCGGCGTGTGTGTCGTACAGGTGGTTACCGGCAGGCGCGACGACGGCCGCCCGGAACTGAGCTGCATCCTTGTGCCCAACGGTACGCCCGGCTTCGTCGCCAAAACCATGCACAACAAGCTCATGTGGCGTTCCTCCAATACCGGCGAACTCTACTTCGAAGATTGCCGTGTCCCGAAAGAGAACCTCCTGGGCAAACGCGGCGACGGCTTCAAGCAGATGATGATGACCCTCGACGGCGGCCGTCTCTCCATCGGGGCGATGGGCCTTGGCGGGGCGCAGGGCGCGTTTGAACTGGGTTTGCGTTACGGGCAGGAGCGCAAGCAGTTCGGCAAGCGCGTCGGCGATTTTCAAGTCAACAGCTTTAAGCTGGCCGAGGCCGCCACGCGCATCGAAGCGGCGCGGTTGCTGCTGTACAAAGCGTGCTGGCAGCGCGAAAACGGCCAGTCCTTCGGGCAACTCGCCGCGATGGCCAAGCTGTATTGTTCGGAAATCTTCCGCGACATCGCCTACGACATGGTGCAGATCCACGGCGGTTACGGTTTGATGAAGGAATATGCGATCGAGCGTTTCTTCCGCGACCAGCGCTTGCTGGAAATCGGCGAGGGCACCAGCGAAATCCAAAAGTTGGTGATCGCCCGTCGCCTTGGTCTGGAGCCGATTTTCTAG
- a CDS encoding outer membrane lipoprotein-sorting protein yields MKFRWYLTAVAFALAWMVGWAFAADLTPFEIAKRSLELDKTPTKVTQYKMTVTTKKGRKRVYKFTTWDKQYADGSKKLIRFTEPADNNGTGLMTWEKKGADDLQWLYLPSQKKARQLAQADKSDQFMGSDLFFEDMGTQSAEDFNHTLISETVYNGKQCYLVESSPKPDVNSAYTKTRSLIDVDNFAPYKLELFGKGGKLIKTIESKKIEQIDGIWTQLYIVVTSQGGGRAKTEINIEQREYNGEVQDRFFTKKFLETY; encoded by the coding sequence ATGAAATTTCGTTGGTACCTAACGGCTGTGGCCTTCGCGCTGGCGTGGATGGTTGGCTGGGCTTTCGCGGCCGATCTGACGCCTTTTGAAATTGCCAAGCGTTCACTCGAACTCGACAAGACGCCGACCAAGGTGACGCAATACAAGATGACGGTGACCACGAAAAAGGGCCGCAAGCGCGTCTACAAGTTCACCACGTGGGACAAGCAATACGCCGATGGTTCCAAGAAGCTGATCCGTTTCACCGAACCGGCCGACAACAACGGCACCGGCCTGATGACTTGGGAGAAAAAGGGCGCCGACGACCTGCAGTGGCTCTATTTGCCCTCGCAGAAGAAGGCACGCCAATTGGCGCAGGCCGACAAGAGCGACCAGTTCATGGGTTCGGATCTTTTCTTCGAGGACATGGGCACGCAGTCGGCGGAAGACTTCAACCACACGTTGATTTCCGAAACCGTATACAACGGCAAGCAGTGCTATCTGGTGGAAAGCTCCCCGAAACCGGACGTTAACTCGGCCTATACGAAGACGCGGTCACTGATCGACGTCGATAATTTCGCGCCTTACAAGCTGGAGCTTTTCGGCAAGGGCGGCAAACTGATCAAAACGATCGAATCGAAGAAGATCGAGCAGATCGACGGAATCTGGACGCAGTTGTACATCGTCGTGACCAGCCAAGGCGGCGGTCGCGCGAAAACCGAAATCAACATCGAACAGCGCGAGTACAACGGCGAAGTTCAGGACCGCTTTTTCACCAAGAAATTCCTCGAAACGTATTGA
- the bioD gene encoding dethiobiotin synthase produces MGALFITGTDTGVGKTHVAAGLARLWRSAGHTVGVYKPVESGCDQGRAVDAEALREAAGGVQSLDEVCPYRLAAPLAPAEAARREGVTIDFTDLVGRVQEMRSRFSVVLVEGAGGIFVPLTDEHTYLDFALAADLPVLVVAGNKLGCINHTLLTVHALVCGGISHVGVVLNRLTDTESADTHSNARLIASRIAAPLLGEWPFDPSGANPALDGKRAEIAAAVRQWSLALPGESKDGDDGR; encoded by the coding sequence ATGGGCGCGCTTTTCATCACCGGAACCGATACCGGCGTCGGCAAGACGCACGTTGCCGCCGGCTTGGCTCGGCTGTGGCGTAGCGCCGGGCACACCGTGGGCGTGTACAAACCCGTCGAAAGCGGCTGCGATCAAGGTCGCGCCGTCGATGCCGAAGCGCTGCGGGAAGCCGCGGGCGGCGTGCAGTCGCTCGACGAGGTTTGCCCCTACCGGCTGGCCGCACCCTTGGCCCCGGCCGAAGCGGCGCGCCGGGAAGGGGTGACGATCGACTTCACGGATTTGGTCGGGCGGGTTCAGGAGATGCGCTCGCGCTTTTCCGTTGTCCTCGTCGAGGGGGCGGGCGGCATTTTCGTACCCCTGACCGACGAACACACGTATCTCGATTTCGCCCTCGCGGCCGACCTACCGGTGTTGGTCGTGGCCGGTAACAAGTTGGGGTGCATCAATCACACGCTGCTGACGGTCCACGCTCTTGTTTGCGGCGGCATCTCGCACGTGGGCGTCGTGCTCAACCGCCTTACCGACACCGAGTCCGCCGATACCCACAGCAACGCCCGGCTAATCGCCTCGCGCATCGCCGCACCCTTGCTCGGTGAGTGGCCTTTCGACCCGAGCGGTGCGAACCCGGCTTTGGATGGGAAACGCGCCGAAATCGCCGCGGCAGTCCGGCAATGGTCGCTCGCCTTGCCGGGGGAATCGAAAGACGGGGACGATGGCCGCTAA
- a CDS encoding MMPL family transporter, with the protein MRTLTRIVIKWPWLTIAVIAGITVFFALQLPHVKIDNEVKEFLPETQDARQQYFRSMEIFGAEFVAIIGITVEDGGPYDDVFAPDILQKVQQLTDWLQEIEIEGNFEYTLWVTPEEAETIIAERDGNPCTPEQIKRVEEALPPEDVDGMVKMWVCKAPKKAFLGDVQSLATMDVIYDETLPPLEPGGEPEHRLMVENLWESPPQTQEEADEVRRRVKTWSLYENNVVSGPDPKTGKMKTAAVYAFIPEGVTIDFTNEFQRRIDDKLAEMDKPGDGLIFRSGGIPMISVWLGRYLQSDLRRLIPFVLAVILLVLVVSFRKPIGVAMPFMTVIFGTIWTVGLTPLIGMSLSLVTSAIPTLITAVGSAYTIHIIHHFLEGRRAGVDKREAIVDTMAKVGLAVVMAGLTTVGGFLSLTTSTVIPIKDFGFLASFGALACLLISITFVPAWLAAFGKNAAPASAAGKAHDPSKGPLGAVLGGLGYFVSRRRRTVAVISLVTGVIVLGLAMRVSVTSNMIEYFKADSEIVQTDKYLQEALGGTNTFYAMLDGGEPNFWKNPEQLRKLDELEQHVREAFPGHVGKTMSVNDFVKKMWQTLSYDAPDAYRIPETRQGVSDTLFLFSQKSDALESVIDFDYRRVRLSFRVTDGRTHIMRAVKREIASWINQNWPEMAGRPAPRVSLGQRLLETAGLVEPSPRVLDSRYSFSGEASIREIVDGLIVVGQMRSVALSLLVVFFLAAIIFRSFVGGLLAVVPAALAVLGNFGMMGLTNIPLDVGTALIAAAAVGIGIDYAIHYINRYRQAREEGNGRLDSVVVTHLTSGKAIVYNAVAVALGFFVLTFSNFNPMMRMGLLTGLTMISASLISLTILPVLLIWLRPGFIRKVAKTETEK; encoded by the coding sequence ATGCGAACCCTCACACGAATTGTTATTAAGTGGCCGTGGTTGACGATTGCCGTCATCGCCGGAATTACCGTATTTTTTGCGCTGCAACTCCCTCATGTGAAAATCGACAACGAAGTAAAAGAGTTTCTGCCTGAAACCCAGGATGCCCGCCAACAGTATTTTCGTTCCATGGAAATATTCGGTGCGGAGTTCGTGGCGATCATCGGCATCACGGTCGAAGATGGCGGACCCTACGACGATGTGTTTGCCCCCGACATTCTGCAGAAAGTGCAACAGCTAACCGACTGGCTGCAGGAAATCGAGATCGAAGGCAACTTCGAATACACCCTGTGGGTAACGCCTGAAGAGGCGGAAACGATCATTGCCGAGCGTGACGGCAATCCCTGCACTCCCGAACAGATCAAGCGCGTGGAAGAGGCCCTGCCCCCCGAGGACGTGGACGGCATGGTCAAGATGTGGGTCTGCAAGGCGCCCAAAAAAGCATTCCTGGGCGATGTGCAAAGCCTGGCGACCATGGACGTCATCTACGATGAGACGCTGCCGCCGCTGGAGCCGGGCGGTGAACCTGAACACCGGTTGATGGTCGAGAACCTGTGGGAGTCGCCGCCGCAAACGCAGGAAGAAGCCGACGAAGTGCGGCGTCGGGTCAAAACCTGGTCGCTGTACGAAAACAACGTCGTATCGGGACCGGACCCCAAAACCGGCAAGATGAAAACGGCGGCCGTCTACGCCTTTATCCCCGAAGGCGTAACGATCGATTTCACCAACGAGTTCCAGCGCCGTATCGACGACAAGCTGGCCGAAATGGACAAGCCCGGCGACGGCCTCATCTTCCGCTCCGGCGGCATCCCGATGATTTCGGTTTGGCTCGGTCGCTACCTCCAAAGCGACCTACGCCGCCTGATTCCTTTCGTTTTGGCGGTGATACTGCTCGTGCTCGTGGTCAGTTTCCGCAAACCCATCGGCGTGGCCATGCCTTTTATGACCGTGATTTTCGGCACGATCTGGACGGTGGGGCTTACGCCGTTGATCGGCATGTCACTGTCGCTGGTAACCAGCGCCATACCAACGCTTATCACGGCGGTCGGCAGCGCCTATACCATTCACATTATCCACCATTTCCTTGAGGGGCGCCGCGCCGGCGTGGACAAGCGCGAAGCGATCGTGGACACGATGGCCAAAGTGGGCCTGGCTGTGGTCATGGCCGGCCTGACGACGGTCGGCGGTTTTCTCTCGCTGACAACCAGCACCGTCATTCCCATCAAGGACTTCGGTTTTCTGGCCAGTTTCGGCGCCTTGGCGTGCTTGCTGATCAGCATTACTTTCGTGCCCGCCTGGCTGGCGGCCTTCGGTAAGAATGCCGCCCCGGCGTCCGCCGCCGGAAAGGCTCACGACCCGTCCAAAGGACCGCTGGGAGCGGTGCTGGGCGGCTTGGGCTATTTCGTCAGCCGGCGACGGCGCACGGTCGCAGTGATCTCTTTGGTGACCGGCGTGATCGTGCTGGGGCTGGCGATGCGCGTGTCAGTCACGAGCAACATGATCGAGTATTTCAAGGCCGACAGCGAAATCGTTCAAACCGATAAATACCTGCAAGAAGCTTTGGGGGGCACAAATACTTTCTATGCCATGCTTGATGGCGGCGAGCCGAACTTTTGGAAAAACCCGGAGCAACTGCGGAAGCTCGACGAACTGGAACAACATGTGCGCGAAGCGTTTCCCGGCCATGTCGGCAAGACGATGTCGGTAAACGACTTCGTCAAGAAGATGTGGCAGACGCTTTCCTACGACGCGCCCGATGCCTACCGCATCCCCGAAACACGCCAAGGCGTTTCCGACACCCTGTTCCTGTTCTCGCAAAAGAGCGACGCTCTTGAATCGGTGATCGATTTCGACTACCGCCGCGTGCGGCTTTCTTTCCGCGTCACCGACGGCCGCACCCACATAATGCGCGCGGTCAAACGCGAAATCGCGTCGTGGATCAATCAGAATTGGCCCGAGATGGCCGGTCGCCCGGCGCCGCGCGTGTCGTTGGGACAGCGGCTACTGGAAACGGCCGGGCTGGTCGAGCCTTCGCCGCGGGTGCTGGATTCAAGGTATAGCTTTTCGGGTGAAGCTTCGATTCGTGAAATCGTCGACGGCTTAATCGTCGTGGGCCAGATGCGATCGGTGGCGTTGTCGCTGTTGGTGGTCTTCTTCCTGGCGGCAATCATCTTTCGCAGTTTCGTCGGCGGACTATTGGCCGTGGTACCCGCGGCGTTGGCGGTGCTGGGCAACTTCGGCATGATGGGTCTGACGAACATTCCGCTGGACGTGGGTACGGCGTTGATTGCCGCGGCGGCGGTCGGTATCGGCATCGACTATGCGATTCACTACATCAATCGATATCGTCAAGCGCGCGAGGAAGGCAACGGCCGCCTCGACTCGGTCGTGGTGACCCACCTGACGAGCGGCAAGGCGATTGTGTATAACGCCGTAGCGGTCGCGCTTGGCTTTTTCGTACTGACGTTCAGCAACTTCAATCCGATGATGCGCATGGGATTGCTGACGGGTTTAACGATGATCTCGGCGAGTTTGATTTCGCTGACGATCCTGCCCGTACTGTTGATTTGGCTGCGCCCGGGCTTTATTCGTAAAGTGGCGAAAACCGAAACTGAAAAATGA
- a CDS encoding AgmX/PglI C-terminal domain-containing protein yields MPTPSREELRAEIPFISIWPKWNRIVIAALCCSLLAHVAFVNLVRLLPPPPPAPRIATAMFVPQFQLPEDFELPTSSPKAALTVAPRGSQPGPGSADGHGPAGPVASVESKGMLKAIDQNQHLIALITRESDTPGWAKSVDRLSATKLRPRAGVRVATNGDRLPIGAGPAQAVIVNLPGLDVPKTGTVDTGKRDRRLVHATVGSERPTTSGGDVDERRLVRQALYARRGAVKYCYEKALKTKPHLAGKLSVQVVFAPGGAVQTVAVVADTLGDAGVAACVLAKLRGAKVNGTVSARVTATVPFVFAAVE; encoded by the coding sequence ATGCCCACGCCCTCTCGCGAAGAACTCCGAGCTGAAATTCCTTTCATCAGCATATGGCCGAAATGGAACCGCATCGTCATCGCGGCGCTGTGTTGCTCGCTGTTGGCGCACGTCGCTTTTGTGAACCTGGTGCGACTGCTCCCGCCACCGCCGCCCGCGCCGCGCATCGCCACCGCGATGTTCGTGCCGCAGTTTCAGCTTCCGGAAGATTTTGAACTGCCCACGTCGTCCCCCAAGGCCGCGCTCACCGTAGCGCCCCGGGGCAGCCAACCCGGCCCCGGCAGCGCCGACGGCCATGGTCCGGCCGGGCCCGTGGCGTCCGTGGAATCCAAAGGGATGCTCAAAGCGATCGATCAGAATCAGCACTTGATTGCCCTAATCACGCGCGAAAGCGATACGCCGGGGTGGGCGAAAAGCGTCGACCGCCTTTCGGCGACCAAGCTGCGGCCGCGCGCCGGGGTACGCGTTGCGACGAACGGCGACCGGCTGCCGATCGGCGCGGGTCCCGCGCAGGCGGTGATCGTCAACTTGCCCGGTCTCGATGTGCCGAAAACCGGAACGGTGGATACGGGTAAACGCGACCGGCGTTTGGTGCACGCCACGGTGGGCTCCGAACGTCCGACGACCAGCGGCGGCGATGTCGACGAACGGCGTTTGGTGCGTCAAGCCTTGTACGCGCGACGCGGCGCGGTGAAGTACTGCTACGAAAAAGCGTTGAAAACCAAGCCGCACCTAGCCGGTAAGCTGAGCGTGCAAGTCGTGTTCGCTCCCGGCGGCGCGGTGCAGACGGTCGCGGTCGTGGCCGACACCCTCGGCGATGCCGGCGTGGCGGCTTGCGTATTGGCAAAGCTGCGCGGCGCCAAGGTCAACGGCACGGTCAGCGCGCGCGTGACGGCGACGGTGCCTTTCGTGTTTGCTGCGGTGGAATGA
- a CDS encoding PIG-L family deacetylase translates to MKRREFMKASATALGLFATGGATAGFPSLAYAKTSGPVTPLDTLLEQGMRVMWVGAHPDDESMVGAMLAKAGPRLGNPLYFLVLTRGDGGECLLPGGCSPDLGTVRANEMKEVARLYGAELQHEYYWNAPLPVESFPKRHEIAERWVREHGDPTFVIAKAIRDFKPDVLLTFAPINGFTGHPEHQLASRFSTAAIRVAADPNSGLPGAAHRVEYSYYGLNRYWPYRLFGAGDPMEPTETFRGRQECIDGKTCLEILAEYTKPHRTQENDMGAVRVLSRYLITFYLRRTDPFTEVFDPHEKVVENGMG, encoded by the coding sequence ATGAAACGCAGAGAATTCATGAAAGCATCCGCCACTGCGCTGGGCCTGTTTGCGACCGGAGGCGCCACGGCCGGATTTCCTTCGCTTGCGTACGCGAAGACTTCCGGGCCGGTCACTCCGCTCGACACCTTGTTGGAGCAAGGCATGCGGGTGATGTGGGTCGGCGCCCACCCGGATGACGAGTCGATGGTCGGAGCGATGTTGGCCAAGGCAGGGCCGCGCTTGGGCAATCCGCTGTACTTCCTGGTGTTGACGCGCGGGGACGGCGGCGAGTGCCTGCTGCCGGGCGGTTGCTCGCCGGATTTGGGTACCGTGCGCGCTAACGAAATGAAGGAAGTGGCTCGTTTGTACGGTGCGGAATTGCAGCACGAGTACTACTGGAACGCGCCGTTGCCGGTCGAGAGCTTCCCCAAGCGGCACGAGATCGCCGAGCGCTGGGTGCGCGAACACGGCGACCCGACCTTCGTCATCGCCAAGGCGATTCGGGATTTCAAACCCGACGTTTTGCTTACTTTCGCGCCGATCAACGGTTTCACCGGGCATCCGGAACACCAGTTGGCGTCGCGTTTTTCGACGGCGGCGATCCGCGTCGCGGCTGATCCCAACTCAGGCCTTCCCGGCGCCGCACATCGTGTGGAGTACTCCTACTACGGTTTGAACCGCTATTGGCCCTACCGGCTGTTCGGCGCGGGTGATCCGATGGAGCCGACCGAGACTTTCCGCGGCCGGCAGGAATGCATCGACGGCAAAACCTGCCTAGAAATCCTGGCCGAATACACGAAGCCGCACCGCACGCAGGAAAACGACATGGGAGCCGTGCGGGTTCTGTCGCGCTACCTCATCACTTTTTACCTGCGTCGCACCGATCCCTTCACGGAAGTTTTCGATCCCCATGAAAAGGTCGTCGAAAACGGGATGGGTTGA